The following coding sequences are from one Microbacterium sp. SORGH_AS_0969 window:
- a CDS encoding DUF6259 domain-containing protein — translation MTSLLTITDDRTTATFDPETGGLLALDGPETGLAPLSGGRPSLFVVEIPRGGDRTVVVETGAQTLTNVEREGDDALRLVWRDPVTSAGERLTGEIVVGARVRDGGLRLSLSFRLDQGGVEAVRFPSLGGIRPVEGTLELRGVDYSTGTRVSLLPVFDSNAPYWGTLYPDYASGNLRPELVGTPTSPFVVLASETGGITVQPAARTLEFIGWRASLVPGFADSLRRTAAEDAAVTLDAIHFPAADGSAAELPEMAVVPFAGEWERGLDAYLPTQDPTRRSAASWLREPRSWLQVQLMSTEGEPRYDFDALVDIIEECAREGIGAIQIVGWNEGGQDGLVPQHRPAEKLGGEEGLRRALDRARELDVATVLYVKYVWVEKPGPLWDELESFVSRDPNGQPYAQPGPVYHSSRKRYGINTPWYVPLCFGVEALRRRFADEVAEMAAWGADGILADESLYHGRALLCFADDHGHPVGASAFTWDADFVEDIRAGLGDRADTFVIAAEGAYDDQFAHYDVSYFRSASPTHRPLGRQLRPDARIVTALTGFDDRSMIAQCLLYGYAISLEPYNFKGRPGDMPATVSLARQADALRDRHRDRLWNGRLVVDHDVVALRPDGSVHDLLTVWEGDDGGRALVVANYRDEVLSLHLPGLGDAETDDLDGLRAPVSDGRIDVPARSATVVTPSLDSIGSL, via the coding sequence GTGACCTCCCTGCTGACGATCACCGACGATCGCACCACCGCGACGTTCGACCCCGAGACGGGCGGACTGCTCGCGCTCGACGGCCCGGAGACCGGGCTCGCGCCCCTCTCCGGCGGGCGCCCGTCGCTGTTCGTGGTCGAGATTCCGCGGGGCGGCGACCGCACGGTCGTCGTCGAGACGGGTGCGCAGACGCTGACGAACGTCGAGCGCGAGGGCGACGACGCGCTGCGCCTGGTGTGGCGCGATCCCGTGACCTCCGCCGGCGAGCGGCTCACCGGCGAGATCGTCGTCGGTGCGCGCGTGCGTGACGGGGGCCTGCGGCTGTCGCTGTCGTTCCGCCTCGACCAGGGCGGCGTGGAGGCCGTGCGCTTCCCCTCGCTCGGCGGCATCCGTCCGGTCGAGGGCACGCTCGAACTCCGCGGCGTCGATTACTCCACGGGCACGCGCGTGTCGCTGCTGCCGGTGTTCGACTCCAACGCCCCGTACTGGGGAACGTTGTACCCCGACTACGCCAGCGGCAACCTGCGCCCCGAGCTGGTGGGCACGCCGACATCGCCCTTCGTGGTGCTCGCGAGCGAGACCGGGGGGATCACGGTGCAGCCAGCCGCGCGTACCCTCGAGTTCATCGGGTGGCGGGCGAGCCTCGTGCCCGGCTTCGCCGACAGTCTGCGTCGCACCGCGGCGGAGGATGCGGCCGTGACCCTCGACGCCATCCACTTCCCTGCGGCAGACGGGTCCGCCGCCGAGCTGCCCGAGATGGCCGTCGTCCCGTTCGCGGGGGAGTGGGAGCGCGGTCTCGACGCGTACCTTCCGACGCAGGATCCGACGCGGCGGAGCGCGGCATCCTGGCTCCGCGAGCCCCGCTCGTGGCTGCAGGTGCAGCTCATGTCGACCGAGGGCGAACCCCGGTACGACTTCGACGCGCTCGTCGACATCATCGAGGAGTGCGCGCGCGAGGGCATCGGCGCGATCCAGATCGTCGGGTGGAACGAGGGCGGCCAGGACGGTCTCGTGCCTCAGCACCGGCCCGCCGAGAAGCTCGGCGGCGAGGAGGGCCTGCGCCGCGCCCTCGATCGCGCGCGCGAGCTCGACGTCGCCACCGTGCTGTACGTGAAGTACGTGTGGGTCGAGAAGCCCGGACCGCTCTGGGACGAGCTCGAGTCCTTCGTCTCGCGCGACCCGAACGGCCAGCCGTACGCCCAGCCCGGCCCGGTGTACCACTCGTCGCGCAAGCGCTACGGCATCAACACCCCCTGGTACGTGCCGCTGTGCTTCGGCGTCGAGGCGCTGCGCCGGCGCTTCGCCGACGAGGTCGCCGAGATGGCCGCGTGGGGGGCCGATGGCATCCTGGCCGATGAGTCGCTGTATCACGGTCGCGCTCTGCTGTGCTTCGCCGACGATCACGGCCACCCCGTGGGTGCCAGCGCGTTCACGTGGGATGCCGATTTCGTCGAGGACATCCGCGCAGGGCTCGGCGACCGCGCCGACACGTTCGTCATCGCCGCCGAGGGCGCGTACGACGACCAGTTCGCGCACTACGACGTGTCGTACTTCCGCAGTGCCTCGCCGACGCACCGCCCGCTCGGTCGCCAGCTGCGCCCCGACGCCCGCATCGTGACCGCCCTCACCGGGTTCGACGACCGCTCGATGATCGCGCAGTGCCTCCTCTACGGGTACGCGATCAGCCTGGAGCCCTACAACTTCAAGGGCCGGCCGGGTGACATGCCCGCGACCGTCTCGCTCGCCCGACAGGCCGATGCCCTGCGCGATCGCCACCGCGACCGCCTGTGGAACGGGCGCCTCGTCGTCGATCACGACGTCGTCGCCCTCCGTCCGGACGGTTCCGTCCACGACCTCCTCACCGTGTGGGAGGGGGACGACGGTGGCCGCGCCCTCGTCGTGGCCAACTATCGCGACGAGGTGCTCTCCCTGCATCTGCCCGGCCTCGGCGATGCCGAGACCGACGACCTCGACGGGCTTCGCGCGCCGGTCTCGGACGGGCGCATCGACGTGCCCGCCCGGAGCGCGACCGTCGTCACCCCCTCTCTCGACTCGATTGGATCGCTATGA
- a CDS encoding ABC transporter substrate-binding protein translates to MTKWLKHTAVAAVALTTVGALSGCAGGAGGGPTELSFLMWGDGGDTQKAYEDVITEFEAANPDITINAEFFNTNDYDNILKTRLSGGAGPDIYGFDLGNIDTFVADGFAADLSQGGESYLSKLTPEAAKDSQRAGGTYNLPISLSGNGIIYNKALFEKAGIDAPPTTYTELLADSKKLSDAGVIPFAMSAQDNWWPQFIVYYALAEHGANEELGAEMAAGKTTFSDSKAWAESLDVVKELTPYYMPNPVGTSQTAAQSAFLGGQAAMFPATWILSDAREAGLDLGYMNFPTVDKPSDDIWGTYQVRFGLNPNNGDAKLAASQKFLDFFLQDDTYKAFLDKVKLFPTTKDVEIGADVDPLFPEMQAAWEGKTFVAAFSPTDPSIQDALLVGLQNIISGQKSTEQVLGDLDAALAQYRANNG, encoded by the coding sequence ATGACGAAGTGGCTGAAGCACACGGCGGTAGCGGCGGTCGCGTTGACCACCGTAGGCGCGCTGAGCGGCTGCGCGGGAGGCGCCGGCGGCGGTCCCACCGAGCTCAGCTTCCTGATGTGGGGAGACGGCGGCGACACGCAGAAGGCGTACGAAGACGTCATCACCGAGTTCGAGGCGGCGAACCCCGACATCACGATCAACGCCGAGTTCTTCAACACGAACGACTACGACAACATCCTCAAGACCCGCCTCTCCGGTGGGGCCGGTCCCGACATCTACGGTTTCGACCTCGGCAACATCGACACCTTCGTCGCCGACGGTTTCGCGGCCGACCTCTCCCAGGGTGGTGAGAGCTACCTGTCGAAGCTCACTCCCGAGGCTGCGAAAGACAGCCAGCGCGCCGGCGGCACCTACAACCTGCCGATCTCGCTCTCGGGCAACGGCATCATCTACAACAAGGCGCTGTTCGAGAAGGCGGGTATCGACGCTCCGCCCACGACCTACACCGAACTGCTGGCCGACTCCAAGAAGCTCTCGGACGCCGGGGTCATCCCCTTCGCGATGAGCGCGCAGGACAACTGGTGGCCGCAGTTCATCGTGTACTACGCCCTCGCCGAGCACGGCGCGAACGAAGAGCTCGGCGCCGAGATGGCCGCGGGCAAGACGACCTTCTCCGACAGCAAGGCCTGGGCCGAGTCGCTCGACGTCGTCAAGGAGCTCACGCCGTACTACATGCCCAACCCGGTCGGCACGAGCCAGACCGCTGCGCAGTCGGCGTTCCTCGGCGGGCAGGCGGCGATGTTCCCCGCGACGTGGATCCTGTCCGACGCGCGCGAGGCGGGCCTCGACCTCGGCTACATGAACTTCCCGACCGTCGACAAGCCGTCCGATGACATCTGGGGCACGTACCAGGTGCGGTTCGGCCTGAACCCGAACAACGGGGATGCCAAGCTCGCCGCCTCGCAGAAGTTCCTCGACTTCTTCCTCCAGGACGACACCTACAAGGCGTTCCTCGACAAGGTGAAGCTGTTCCCGACCACCAAGGACGTCGAGATCGGCGCTGACGTCGACCCGCTCTTCCCCGAGATGCAGGCCGCGTGGGAGGGCAAGACCTTCGTCGCCGCGTTCTCGCCCACCGACCCGAGCATCCAGGACGCTCTCCTGGTCGGGCTGCAGAACATCATCAGCGGACAGAAGAGCACCGAGCAGGTGCTGGGCGACCTCGACGCCGCCCTCGCGCAGTACCGCGCCAACAACGGTTGA
- a CDS encoding family 78 glycoside hydrolase catalytic domain: MISVTDLTVEHAVDPVGVPTSPRFGWTLRSDIDGVRQLSYRLSVRTGTETRWRSGPVASDRSVDIAYEGAPLAPLRRHEWTVVVTTTAGDAVATGTFVTAVTDGDWRGATFIGAADDGAAAPLLRTEFEVDATPDEAYLVIGAGGLARVEIDGIAPDDSVLGPGFTDYEVSAQYTVVDVTERMTPGRHAIGVELGRGFYGMRGRNTWNWETAPWHADPSARVLLVWRDDRGEHVVVSGPAWTTIAGPTRFDDLYAGEDYDARLEQPGWSTAGFDDSAWAAVREVEGPRGVPVPQRQPPIVDGETLEPTHVTELSDGRWVVSFARVIAGWVEVDAEADPGAEIELRFGETLRADGTPNSDDEKGYFDGRFQTDRVILADRPLRWHPRFTWHGFQHVEVRARSLPTLRARVVHTRAERTGRFESSSPMLNTLHELTVRTILNNLHGIPTDTPKYEKNGWTGDGMVGARMMLLNLDTHELLAKWVDDIAASRHGQGAPEVIAPHGGWSMDWTPAPTWHSALLLVPWDIYQLRGDERVLADVWPDARDYLRFELERGVDGLFDTTLGDWVSPETDPGGGNAPEDTRIAATAFVIAMCDTAAAIARVLGEDPGEWEAAAARSRDAFLGEFWDAETAEVRGRGDAGYRQAHTTLALAFDILPAGDRQRAADRLAADVVDRGHHLSTGALATKHLLPQLTRFGHADVAVGVALQTTFPSWGFWVEQGATSLWEHWKEESRSRGHYFLGTVEDWFYADVAGLRAVSPGWREARIAPSVLGTALSSASAAVRTPYGELSVQWLVEDGAVTLSCEVPIGVRAEIELPGLRRRVEAGRHEVRVALD, encoded by the coding sequence ATGATCTCCGTCACCGACCTCACCGTCGAGCACGCCGTCGACCCGGTCGGCGTCCCCACATCGCCCCGCTTCGGCTGGACTTTGCGCTCCGACATCGACGGCGTCCGGCAGCTCTCCTACCGCCTGAGCGTGCGCACCGGCACCGAGACGCGGTGGCGGAGCGGACCCGTCGCGTCCGACCGCAGCGTCGACATCGCCTACGAGGGGGCTCCGCTCGCCCCGCTCCGCCGCCACGAGTGGACGGTGGTGGTCACCACGACCGCCGGCGACGCGGTCGCGACGGGAACGTTCGTCACCGCCGTCACCGACGGCGACTGGCGCGGCGCGACCTTCATCGGTGCCGCGGACGACGGCGCGGCCGCTCCGCTGCTGCGCACCGAGTTCGAGGTGGATGCCACCCCCGACGAGGCGTATCTCGTGATCGGGGCGGGTGGTCTCGCCCGCGTCGAGATCGACGGCATCGCCCCCGACGACAGCGTTCTCGGGCCCGGCTTCACCGACTACGAGGTGAGCGCGCAGTACACGGTCGTCGACGTCACCGAACGGATGACCCCCGGTCGCCACGCGATCGGCGTCGAACTCGGTCGCGGCTTCTACGGCATGCGCGGCCGCAACACCTGGAACTGGGAGACCGCGCCCTGGCACGCCGACCCCTCGGCGCGTGTGCTGCTGGTGTGGCGCGACGACCGCGGCGAGCACGTCGTCGTGAGCGGCCCCGCGTGGACCACCATTGCGGGTCCGACCCGCTTCGACGATCTCTACGCCGGCGAGGACTACGACGCGCGTCTCGAGCAGCCGGGGTGGAGCACCGCCGGATTCGATGACAGCGCCTGGGCCGCGGTCCGTGAAGTCGAGGGGCCGCGCGGCGTCCCCGTGCCGCAGCGTCAGCCTCCGATCGTCGACGGTGAGACGCTCGAGCCGACGCACGTGACCGAGCTGTCCGACGGGCGCTGGGTGGTCTCTTTTGCCCGGGTCATCGCTGGCTGGGTCGAGGTCGACGCGGAGGCCGACCCTGGAGCCGAGATCGAGCTGCGCTTCGGCGAGACCCTCCGCGCCGACGGGACGCCGAACTCCGACGACGAGAAGGGCTACTTCGACGGCCGCTTCCAGACCGATCGCGTGATCCTCGCGGATCGGCCGCTGCGGTGGCATCCACGATTCACCTGGCACGGGTTCCAGCACGTCGAGGTGCGCGCCCGGTCCCTGCCCACCCTTCGCGCTCGGGTGGTCCACACGCGCGCGGAGCGCACGGGCCGCTTCGAGTCGTCGTCGCCGATGCTGAACACCCTGCACGAGCTCACGGTGCGGACGATCCTCAACAATCTGCACGGCATTCCGACCGATACGCCGAAGTACGAGAAGAACGGGTGGACCGGCGACGGCATGGTCGGCGCCCGCATGATGCTTCTCAACCTCGACACGCACGAGTTGCTGGCGAAGTGGGTCGACGACATCGCGGCATCCCGCCACGGGCAGGGAGCCCCCGAGGTGATCGCCCCGCACGGCGGGTGGAGCATGGACTGGACGCCCGCGCCGACCTGGCACTCCGCCCTGCTGCTCGTTCCGTGGGACATCTACCAGCTGCGCGGCGACGAGCGGGTGCTCGCCGACGTGTGGCCCGACGCGCGTGACTACCTGCGCTTCGAGCTCGAGCGGGGAGTCGACGGTCTCTTCGACACCACCCTCGGCGACTGGGTGAGCCCCGAGACCGACCCGGGCGGCGGGAACGCGCCGGAGGACACCCGCATCGCGGCCACGGCGTTCGTCATCGCGATGTGCGACACGGCGGCCGCGATCGCGCGTGTGCTGGGCGAGGATCCGGGCGAGTGGGAGGCCGCCGCCGCACGCTCGCGCGACGCCTTCTTAGGCGAGTTCTGGGATGCCGAGACCGCCGAGGTGCGCGGACGGGGCGACGCCGGGTATCGCCAGGCCCACACGACTCTTGCCCTGGCCTTCGACATCCTTCCCGCCGGGGACCGCCAGCGCGCGGCCGACCGCCTGGCCGCCGACGTGGTCGACCGCGGACACCACCTGTCGACGGGTGCGCTCGCGACCAAGCACCTGCTCCCCCAGCTCACACGTTTCGGCCACGCCGACGTCGCGGTCGGGGTGGCGCTGCAGACGACGTTCCCGAGCTGGGGCTTCTGGGTCGAGCAGGGCGCGACCTCGCTCTGGGAGCACTGGAAGGAGGAGTCGCGCTCGCGCGGCCACTACTTCCTGGGCACGGTCGAGGACTGGTTCTACGCCGACGTGGCCGGGCTGCGAGCGGTCTCGCCGGGGTGGCGCGAGGCGCGGATCGCTCCGAGCGTCCTCGGGACGGCACTGTCGTCGGCCTCGGCTGCCGTACGGACGCCGTACGGCGAGCTGTCGGTGCAGTGGCTGGTCGAGGACGGCGCGGTGACGCTGTCGTGCGAGGTTCCGATCGGCGTGCGCGCCGAGATTGAGCTGCCGGGACTCCGCCGCCGGGTCGAGGCGGGGAGGCACGAGGTGCGGGTGGCGCTGGACTGA
- a CDS encoding DUF3863 domain-containing protein → MQTRPPLGRRLTINTIVRRHQIEATRDTSLWEDETELHSAALVERFSDAVRSAVPDASLTWALSWGALTDDSPRYRDIRRTLARLAAEHGDDITFVPGGFFANLYGTRDEVARDISDAVDLLHTHFDRPTTALVAGFLSAANIAGARDLGIRTVQGNIWSQFDIDLQDGDGSLAYPYYPSRNHFLVPGRGDDRIDAVQLDGWTVDLVAARTAGMSSDYNSRLGLGPIETLHRLPRAEALRELDATSEAHLNERNVARNGLGWLTVNYEISEVARGLAHDPTTLDAWAGWLGGLRERWNDLEVTTISRFGDEWRARHADNEDLAYLLQQSGSGVQASRAGETVTWFMCADFRLGIVQVGDTVEVFDYTSYAGAFAEPAERGDRRWSLLGEINQKQTRPQDRPVALAAFLAQHADVDAALDRHWGDAPELRELRDAA, encoded by the coding sequence ATGCAGACACGCCCGCCACTCGGCCGACGACTGACCATCAACACCATCGTCCGCCGCCACCAGATCGAGGCGACGAGAGACACCTCCCTCTGGGAAGACGAGACCGAACTCCACTCCGCAGCCCTCGTCGAGCGCTTTTCCGACGCCGTGCGCAGTGCGGTCCCCGACGCCTCTCTGACGTGGGCCCTCTCGTGGGGCGCTCTGACCGACGACTCCCCGCGCTACCGCGACATCCGCCGCACGCTCGCGCGCCTCGCGGCCGAGCACGGCGACGACATCACCTTCGTCCCCGGCGGCTTCTTCGCCAACCTCTACGGAACCCGCGACGAGGTCGCCCGCGACATCTCCGACGCGGTCGACCTGCTCCACACCCACTTCGACCGCCCGACCACGGCGCTGGTCGCCGGGTTCCTCTCGGCCGCGAACATCGCGGGAGCGCGCGATCTCGGCATCCGGACCGTCCAGGGCAACATCTGGAGCCAGTTCGACATCGATCTGCAAGACGGAGACGGCTCGCTCGCGTACCCCTACTACCCCTCCCGGAACCACTTCCTCGTGCCCGGCCGCGGCGACGATCGCATCGACGCGGTGCAGCTCGACGGCTGGACGGTCGACCTCGTCGCCGCGCGCACCGCCGGCATGTCGTCCGATTACAACTCCCGACTGGGCCTGGGGCCGATCGAGACGCTGCACCGCCTGCCGCGCGCCGAGGCGCTGAGAGAACTGGATGCCACCAGCGAGGCCCACCTGAACGAGCGCAACGTCGCGCGCAACGGCCTCGGGTGGCTCACGGTGAACTACGAGATCAGCGAGGTCGCGCGCGGGCTCGCGCACGACCCCACCACGCTCGACGCCTGGGCGGGCTGGCTCGGAGGCCTCCGCGAGCGGTGGAACGATCTCGAAGTGACCACGATCAGCCGATTCGGCGACGAGTGGCGCGCCCGGCACGCCGACAACGAGGACCTCGCCTACCTCCTGCAGCAGAGCGGCAGCGGCGTGCAGGCGTCGCGCGCGGGAGAGACGGTGACGTGGTTCATGTGCGCCGACTTCCGCCTCGGCATCGTTCAGGTCGGCGACACGGTCGAGGTGTTCGACTACACGTCCTACGCCGGTGCTTTCGCCGAGCCCGCGGAGCGCGGCGACCGACGGTGGAGCCTGCTCGGCGAGATCAACCAGAAGCAGACGCGCCCGCAGGACCGACCGGTGGCCCTGGCCGCCTTCCTCGCGCAGCATGCCGACGTCGACGCCGCCCTCGACCGCCACTGGGGCGATGCCCCCGAACTCCGCGAACTGCGAGACGCCGCATGA